From the genome of Eisenibacter elegans DSM 3317:
AGCACTGCCCGAAAGCTGCGGGTGGCTTGTGCCAGATAATGAATCATCACCTGACCAAATGCTTCCAGCTCATCAGAAAGGTGTGCCGTAAGGGTGGCGCTGTAGTTTTTAAGGGCTTTTTCAAGCCACTGAGTATCTACTTCGTCTTGGGAGGTGGTGTCCCAATAGTCGGTGATGATAGCCATGCAAGTGTGTGGATAAGCTGCTACAATGAAATGTAGGCGGTGTAAGGTTTTTGACGAACAATCCCCCTTTATTGCCCTTCTGTTATTGGTTACCAATATACAAACTTTTGGCCATAATGCATACGGCACACGGGTTTTTCGACAAAACTATTGCAATTCAAGTAAGATGGGGGCGTGGTCGGAGTGTTGAGCTTCTGGCAAAATGATGCTTCTCCTTAGTGTGGAACGTAAGGTTTCTGTTACCATATGGTAGTCAATGCGCCAGCCCACATTCTTGGCGCGGGCATTGCTACGGGTGCTCCACCAAGTGTACTGATGTGGCTCTTGGTTGAAGTGTCGGAAGGTATCCACAAAGCCAGACGCGACGAAGTTGCTCAGCCAAGCACGTTCTTCGGGCAAGAAGCCGGAGGTCTTTTCGTTGGCCTTAGGGTGGCGGAGGTCTATTTCTTGGTGAGCAATGTTATAATCACCACAAATCAACAACGCTGGGTGGCTTTGGCGTAAGTGTTGGATATATGCATAAAAAGCGTGATTCCACTCCATCTTAAATACTTGGCGCTCTACCCCCGAAGAGCCCGAAGGCATATAGACACTCATGACCGAGACCCCGTCAAAATCAGCGCGGATGACGCGCCCCTCAGCGTCGCCCAAGGGGTGTGGATAGTCTCCATAACCTATTTGGACAGCCCTAGGGGCTGTTTTGGATAAAATAGCCACACCGCTATATCCCTTCTTGCTCGTAGCAGGGTGCCAGTAATGATGGGTGTAGCCTAGCTCTTCAAATAATTGAACAGGGACTTGTGCTTCGGTAGCTTTGATTTCTTGAAGGCATAGCACATCGGGTTGGGAGGCGCGTAGCCATTCTATCAATCCTTTCTGAATGGCTGCACGGATGCCGTTGACATTATAACTGATGACTTTCATGCGGTGGTGGAGTTGTGGTCCGATTATTAGCCAAAAACCATACAAGCCTTACGGCAAAAGACCCGCAAGAGCTTGTAGGAGTCGGCCTTATTTCGATGACAAAGTACTCAAACCATCCGCAGTTTCCAAACTATATGTTCAGCCAATAGCTGATTTTAAGAATCAGGCTTTGGTTACGTATCTTGAATAAATCGGCAAAATAGTTGTCTGTATACACAATGAACAAGTCAGACATCGGCTTGAAGCGCCACTGGAAGCGGCTGTTGATATTGACATTGTTGATTTGGGTATTGTATTGGAAGAAGGTAGTCCAGAACATCGTATTAGAAAAAGAAAACTCTACCGTAGCGCCCATCAGGTCAAGGTTGGTAGCCCCAAATTGTTCTGGCAGGCTTACTTCGTTGCGGCTGTAATTGATGCTGAAGTTACCCCAAGGCTGGGTGCGCAGGCGCATATTGGCTCCATAGGTCAGTAAGGTTCCGTTATAGAAACCACCGGCATTGACAAATACACTGCCCGCCACCGCTTTGCGGTTGTCGCTCCAATATTCCGCATTGACGCGCTGGTAGTCGTAATAAGTAGCCGGAAGCAGCTCGTCGCCGCCGATGAGATTCAGGCGGAAGGGCAGTTGGACAGCATTATGATTGAACCCTACCCAAATCCCTGAGGTATTCTGAAAGCGAACGCGGTATCCAAGGCCACTATCGTGTTCGTTGAACTGCCCGTCGAGCAGCCAAAAGGTGTTTTTCCAAACCTGCGGCCCGTGTTGGTTGATGATGCGGCTGTGTTTGCTGATAAAACTGTATCCACTCCACATACTGCCACGTGTGAACCCCAGCCGCACTACCTCGTCAGTATCAGGGTTGAAGTTGTAGAGCCTAGGGATAAAACCCATATCGGTGATGTAGTTGTCGCCTACGCGCTCCCAAGCTCCGCCCACATAAAAGTTGCGCGAATCATAGGCATAAAAAGCCTCATGATACTCTACCTCTTTCATTGGTTCGGGGTTGAAGGAGCGGTGATAGCGTGCTGCCGAACGGTGTTTGCCGTTTGGCGATACAAATTGAAACTCTAGCCCTGCTACTCTGTTGAAGGCCGTTTCGGTATAGCCCTCTGGATTGGAGGTAGCTTGGCGGTTGATCATAATCCCTCGTATGCTGGAGCGTTTGAGTACCCGCTGTTGAAAAGCAGCCACAAAATAGTTTTGGCTAGCAAAATCGCCTCGCTCGGCAGTCTGTATATCCATTACCCCGATACGCAGCCCCTTGTTGACATTGCCCGTGAGGCGCAAACCCCCATAAATATCGACTGGTTGCCCATTGCGCAGGCCAATACTGCGCGAAAAAAACGGGCGTACGTGATTAGTGCCAAAGTTGGCAAATAGGTCACTGTTTTCGAGGAAGAAATTGCGCCTCTCAGGGAAAAATAGACTGAAGCGCGTCAAGTTGGTCTGTTGACGGTCTACATCTACTTGCGAAAAGTCTGGGTTAATTGTTACGTCGAGGTTCAGGGTAGGGGTAATGGCAATCTTGGCATCCATTCCGGCATTGCGGGTATAGGTTGTGCCCGCGTCGCCTTCCAAATCACGGTTGAAGCCTCCGGTTAGGTAAGGAATCAAGACAACATTGCCTTTGCTGACCTGCGGGGTGCGATCCCAATGTATTGCGCCGGTAAAGCCTAGGTCAAAAGGCTCCATTTGTAGGGGAACCCGCGCCCAAGTAGAGTACATATTGTGGTTGATGTCGTTGCGGATAAAGTTGATTCCCCAATCTTCGATATTGGGGTCATAGCGCAAACTTTTGAAAGGGATGGCCATTTCTACCACCCATCGGTCTTCGTATTGGCGGGTTTGAGAATACCACTTGGCATCCCACTCTTCAGCATATCGGTTGACAGTAATGAGCCCTTCCATTTGAGCGCCGCCTGCATTGACCCCAAAAAGAAAACCGTTAGAACGCTGGTTCATCGGGTCAAGCACTAAGGCAAACCCCTCGCTGTCCCAATGACCCACATCGCGCTTGAGTGTCTGAATCACATAGGG
Proteins encoded in this window:
- a CDS encoding DUF5916 domain-containing protein, which encodes MMSPPHTPCLLGLLPLFLVGFFCQTLIAKPKPPGDNREHYRLSTQYISGEIKIDGILEDTWQQAQVATDFWQQWPADTALAEERTEVRILFSDEMLYISAICYGKSPYVIQTLKRDVGHWDSEGFALVLDPMNQRSNGFLFGVNAGGAQMEGLITVNRYAEEWDAKWYSQTRQYEDRWVVEMAIPFKSLRYDPNIEDWGINFIRNDINHNMYSTWARVPLQMEPFDLGFTGAIHWDRTPQVSKGNVVLIPYLTGGFNRDLEGDAGTTYTRNAGMDAKIAITPTLNLDVTINPDFSQVDVDRQQTNLTRFSLFFPERRNFFLENSDLFANFGTNHVRPFFSRSIGLRNGQPVDIYGGLRLTGNVNKGLRIGVMDIQTAERGDFASQNYFVAAFQQRVLKRSSIRGIMINRQATSNPEGYTETAFNRVAGLEFQFVSPNGKHRSAARYHRSFNPEPMKEVEYHEAFYAYDSRNFYVGGAWERVGDNYITDMGFIPRLYNFNPDTDEVVRLGFTRGSMWSGYSFISKHSRIINQHGPQVWKNTFWLLDGQFNEHDSGLGYRVRFQNTSGIWVGFNHNAVQLPFRLNLIGGDELLPATYYDYQRVNAEYWSDNRKAVAGSVFVNAGGFYNGTLLTYGANMRLRTQPWGNFSINYSRNEVSLPEQFGATNLDLMGATVEFSFSNTMFWTTFFQYNTQINNVNINSRFQWRFKPMSDLFIVYTDNYFADLFKIRNQSLILKISYWLNI
- a CDS encoding exodeoxyribonuclease III, with the protein product MKVISYNVNGIRAAIQKGLIEWLRASQPDVLCLQEIKATEAQVPVQLFEELGYTHHYWHPATSKKGYSGVAILSKTAPRAVQIGYGDYPHPLGDAEGRVIRADFDGVSVMSVYMPSGSSGVERQVFKMEWNHAFYAYIQHLRQSHPALLICGDYNIAHQEIDLRHPKANEKTSGFLPEERAWLSNFVASGFVDTFRHFNQEPHQYTWWSTRSNARAKNVGWRIDYHMVTETLRSTLRRSIILPEAQHSDHAPILLELQ